One Halobacterium zhouii genomic region harbors:
- a CDS encoding thiamine-phosphate synthase family protein, whose translation MKFLEEVVVEEFLPTFRSLLAADLRERGLTQHEVADLLGVSQSAVSKYAHGDVTVRDSVAEDERVQETVERIGEGLASGDVSQVQALVEAEVLVRRLSARGDVLADLHEDAMPALADYDGDFRVHDPESEVRVRERVLSSVRRGLRLLEHASGFATLIPAVGSNLVECTPDAEGVEDVAGVPGRILDVLGQTEIPADPEFGVSEHVATVLLAAREGGSDACACLNVRYDEDVIAVLEAAGHVTAAFDPEGEPSGDAVRDAIEANPDATVLYQTGGFGVEPIVYVLADSAPEAAEVARDLV comes from the coding sequence ATGAAGTTCCTCGAGGAGGTCGTCGTCGAGGAGTTCCTCCCGACCTTTCGGTCGCTGCTCGCGGCGGACCTCCGGGAGCGCGGCCTCACCCAGCACGAGGTCGCGGACCTGCTCGGCGTCAGCCAGTCTGCGGTGTCGAAGTACGCCCACGGCGACGTTACGGTCCGGGACAGCGTCGCCGAGGACGAACGCGTCCAAGAAACCGTCGAGCGCATCGGCGAGGGCCTCGCCAGCGGCGACGTCTCCCAGGTGCAGGCGCTCGTCGAGGCCGAAGTGCTGGTCCGTCGGCTCTCTGCGCGCGGCGACGTGCTCGCGGACCTCCACGAGGACGCGATGCCGGCGCTCGCAGACTACGACGGCGACTTCCGCGTGCACGACCCGGAGAGCGAGGTCCGCGTGCGCGAGCGCGTGCTCTCGTCGGTGCGCCGCGGCCTCCGCCTGCTGGAGCACGCCAGCGGGTTCGCGACGCTGATTCCCGCGGTCGGCTCGAACCTCGTTGAGTGCACGCCCGACGCCGAGGGCGTCGAGGACGTCGCTGGCGTTCCCGGCCGGATTCTGGACGTGCTCGGCCAGACGGAGATTCCGGCCGACCCCGAGTTCGGTGTGAGCGAGCACGTCGCCACCGTCCTTCTCGCGGCGCGCGAGGGCGGCAGCGACGCGTGTGCGTGCCTGAACGTCCGCTACGACGAGGACGTCATCGCGGTTCTCGAGGCCGCGGGGCACGTCACCGCGGCGTTCGACCCCGAGGGCGAACCCTCCGGGGACGCCGTGCGCGACGCAATCGAGGCGAACCCCGACGCCACCGTGCTCTACCAGACCGGTGGCTTCGGCGTCGAACCAATCGTCTACGTGCTCGCGGACAGCGCGCCCGAGGCCGCCGAAGTGGCGCGCGACCTGGTGTAG
- a CDS encoding ABC transporter ATP-binding protein has translation MTEDATPADRNEDAILSVRDLEKHYPVRSGLLRRVTGHVKAVDGVSFDVREGETVGLVGESGCGKSTTATSLLRLEEPTGGEVFFEGEDITEYDKTEQKEFRRRAQMVFQDPNSAFDPRMTVGESVSEPLAIHGLRDDERQEEIVSDLLERVGLSAEDADRYPHEFSGGQKQRIALARSLVLNPDLLVADEPVSALDVSVQAEILSLLDELQAELGLSMLLISHDLGVVRQICDRVGVMYLGEIVEVGTTEELFEDPQHPYTEALLASIPEPNPRQRGDAVELTGDVPDPSNPPTGCSFHPRCPRVIPPEAYDFEDGEYRSVLDLRLAVEGADVDLELHDDEADLREAFGVPATLSDPDAEAVLSDAIEDVVAAGEQAENDPADEQAYEHAVERLREAFTSVCEREKPSLQDTDAGHPAACHLGGIDAETSVSELTGAQD, from the coding sequence ATGACTGAGGACGCGACTCCCGCCGACCGAAACGAGGACGCGATACTCTCCGTTCGAGATCTGGAGAAGCATTACCCCGTCCGTTCGGGCCTGCTGCGGCGCGTGACCGGCCACGTGAAGGCCGTCGACGGCGTGAGCTTCGACGTCCGCGAGGGCGAGACGGTCGGCCTCGTCGGCGAGTCCGGCTGTGGGAAGTCGACGACGGCGACCAGCCTGCTCCGCCTCGAGGAGCCGACTGGCGGCGAGGTGTTCTTCGAGGGTGAGGACATCACGGAGTACGACAAGACCGAACAGAAGGAGTTCCGGCGGCGCGCCCAGATGGTGTTCCAGGACCCGAACTCCGCGTTCGACCCGCGCATGACCGTCGGCGAGTCCGTCTCGGAACCGCTCGCCATCCACGGGTTGCGGGACGACGAACGCCAGGAGGAGATCGTCTCGGACCTCCTCGAGCGGGTCGGCCTCTCCGCGGAGGACGCCGACCGCTACCCCCACGAGTTCTCCGGCGGGCAGAAACAGCGCATCGCGCTCGCTCGGTCGCTCGTCCTCAACCCCGACCTGCTCGTCGCCGACGAACCCGTGAGCGCGCTCGACGTGAGCGTGCAGGCCGAGATCCTTTCCCTGCTGGACGAACTTCAGGCGGAACTCGGCCTGTCGATGCTCCTCATCAGCCACGACCTCGGCGTCGTGCGACAGATCTGTGACCGCGTCGGCGTGATGTACCTCGGCGAAATCGTGGAGGTCGGAACCACCGAGGAACTGTTCGAGGACCCCCAGCACCCGTACACGGAGGCGCTGCTCGCGTCCATCCCCGAACCCAACCCCCGGCAGCGCGGCGACGCGGTCGAACTCACGGGCGACGTCCCCGACCCGTCGAACCCGCCGACGGGGTGTTCGTTCCACCCGCGCTGCCCGCGCGTCATCCCGCCCGAGGCCTACGACTTCGAGGACGGCGAGTACCGATCCGTGCTCGACCTCCGCCTCGCTGTGGAGGGCGCCGACGTGGACCTCGAACTGCACGACGACGAGGCCGACCTGCGCGAGGCGTTCGGCGTCCCGGCGACGCTGAGCGACCCGGACGCAGAGGCCGTGCTCTCGGACGCCATCGAGGACGTGGTAGCAGCCGGCGAGCAAGCCGAGAACGACCCCGCCGACGAACAGGCCTACGAACACGCGGTCGAACGCCTTCGAGAGGCATTCACGTCCGTCTGCGAGCGCGAGAAGCCGTCACTACAGGACACCGACGCCGGTCACCCGGCGGCCTGCCACCTCGGCGGCATCGACGCGGAGACGTCCGTTTCGGAACTCACCGGGGCCCAGGACTGA
- a CDS encoding UPF0175 family protein, which produces MVSISARISDDEEEALAEVAALLGEDKSATIRKALAEGLTDIRIRVAVERYQSGDVSVNEAARIADVSLGEWLEIAREHNLTTQLSPEDVESDADAALDV; this is translated from the coding sequence ATGGTGTCGATCAGCGCCCGCATCTCGGACGACGAGGAGGAAGCGCTCGCGGAGGTTGCAGCCCTCCTCGGCGAGGACAAGAGCGCGACCATCCGCAAAGCGCTCGCGGAGGGGCTCACGGACATCCGCATTCGGGTCGCCGTCGAGCGCTACCAGTCCGGCGACGTGTCGGTGAACGAGGCCGCCCGGATCGCGGACGTGAGCCTCGGCGAGTGGCTCGAAATCGCCCGTGAGCACAACCTCACCACGCAGCTCTCACCCGAGGATGTCGAGTCGGACGCCGACGCTGCACTCGACGTATGA
- the aspS gene encoding aspartate--tRNA(Asn) ligase: MDDRTLTADAEPGDRATVAGWVHEVRDLGGIAFLILRDKSGKIQVKFEKDEMDDDLVETGLNVHRESVVTVTGDVEEEERAPTGVEVTPESIEVLAEADPQLPLDPTGKVDSDLSTRLDNRTLDVRSEETKAVFEIRAEVLRAVREYFRSVGSTEINTPKIVATGTEGGTELFPITYFGEEAFMNQSPQLFKQLMVGSGLERVFEIGPIFRAEEHNTPRHLNEATMIDFESAFIDHEEAMDVCEGTLKAAYAAVEEHCQDELETLGLADEFEAPTGEFPRLTYEEAIERINATGELDEQLVWGDDLPTEGEKALGDDVGGHYFVTDWPSEIKPFYIQDHEDGELSKGFDLMHPRMELVSGGQREHRYPELVAGFEQQGLDPDQFEYYTKMFKYGMPPHAGWAYGVERLVMTMLDLDNIREAVLFPRDRQRLSP; this comes from the coding sequence ATGGACGACCGAACCCTCACAGCGGACGCCGAACCCGGTGACCGCGCGACGGTCGCTGGCTGGGTGCACGAGGTGCGTGACCTCGGCGGCATCGCGTTCCTGATTCTCCGAGACAAGAGCGGGAAGATTCAGGTCAAATTCGAGAAGGACGAGATGGACGACGACCTCGTGGAGACGGGACTGAACGTCCACCGCGAGTCCGTCGTCACTGTGACCGGCGACGTCGAGGAAGAGGAGCGCGCGCCGACCGGCGTCGAGGTCACGCCGGAATCCATCGAGGTGCTCGCGGAGGCCGACCCCCAGCTGCCACTGGACCCCACCGGGAAGGTCGACTCGGACCTCTCGACGCGACTCGACAACCGCACGCTGGACGTCCGGAGCGAGGAGACGAAGGCCGTTTTCGAGATCCGCGCCGAGGTCCTGCGCGCGGTACGCGAGTACTTCCGGAGCGTCGGCTCCACGGAGATCAACACGCCGAAGATCGTTGCCACCGGCACCGAGGGCGGCACGGAGCTGTTCCCAATCACGTACTTCGGCGAGGAGGCGTTCATGAACCAGAGCCCGCAGCTGTTCAAGCAGCTGATGGTCGGCTCCGGCCTGGAGCGCGTCTTCGAGATCGGCCCGATCTTCCGCGCGGAAGAGCACAACACGCCCCGCCACCTGAACGAGGCGACGATGATCGACTTCGAGTCCGCGTTCATCGACCACGAGGAGGCGATGGACGTCTGCGAGGGCACGCTGAAGGCCGCGTACGCGGCGGTCGAGGAGCACTGTCAGGACGAACTCGAGACGCTCGGCCTCGCCGACGAGTTCGAGGCGCCCACGGGAGAGTTCCCGCGGCTCACCTACGAGGAGGCCATCGAGCGCATCAACGCGACGGGCGAACTCGACGAGCAACTCGTCTGGGGCGACGACCTTCCGACGGAAGGCGAGAAGGCGCTGGGCGACGACGTCGGCGGCCACTACTTCGTCACGGATTGGCCGAGCGAGATCAAGCCGTTCTACATCCAGGACCACGAGGACGGCGAGCTCTCGAAGGGCTTCGACCTGATGCACCCGCGCATGGAACTCGTCTCCGGCGGGCAGCGCGAACACCGCTACCCCGAACTCGTCGCCGGCTTCGAACAGCAGGGTCTCGACCCCGACCAGTTCGAGTACTACACGAAGATGTTCAAGTACGGCATGCCGCCCCACGCCGGGTGGGCGTACGGCGTCGAGCGCCTCGTGATGACGATGCTCGACCTCGACAACATCCGGGAAGCAGTGCTGTTCCCGCGAGACAGGCAGCGGTTGAGCCCCTAG
- a CDS encoding pantoate kinase has product MSDGDAATAFAPGHVTGFFSVSRGDAPARTGSRGAGVTLADGVTTRVMPSDETTVRLNGRELDVESARRVLDALDVTATVDAETDLPLGAGFGVSGAMALGTALAANAAFEHARHGHSENDLIRAAHVAEVEAGSGLGDVVAQARGGIPIRVEPGAPPHGELDGVPATSRIEYLSFGGLSTSDVIGGDTDALSAAGERALAELRDRPTLPAFFRLSREFSREAGLLDGEVAEAVEAVTESGGEAAMAMLGRTVFALGTGLSDAGYDPEVSSVHPAGATLR; this is encoded by the coding sequence ATGAGCGACGGCGACGCGGCGACGGCGTTCGCACCCGGGCACGTGACGGGGTTCTTCAGCGTTTCTCGGGGCGATGCTCCGGCGCGAACCGGGTCGCGTGGCGCGGGTGTGACGCTCGCCGACGGCGTGACGACGCGGGTGATGCCGAGCGACGAGACGACGGTCCGATTGAACGGGCGGGAACTCGACGTGGAGAGTGCACGCCGCGTGCTGGACGCACTCGACGTGACGGCGACCGTGGACGCGGAGACGGACCTCCCGCTGGGCGCGGGGTTCGGCGTCTCCGGCGCCATGGCGCTCGGCACCGCGCTCGCCGCGAACGCCGCGTTCGAGCACGCGCGCCACGGGCATTCGGAGAACGACCTGATTCGGGCTGCGCACGTCGCGGAGGTCGAGGCCGGTTCCGGCCTCGGGGACGTGGTCGCGCAGGCCAGGGGCGGCATCCCCATTCGCGTCGAACCCGGCGCGCCGCCGCACGGCGAACTCGACGGCGTGCCAGCGACGAGTCGCATCGAGTACCTCTCGTTCGGCGGTCTGTCGACGAGCGACGTCATCGGCGGGGACACCGACGCCCTGTCGGCGGCGGGCGAACGCGCGCTGGCCGAACTCCGCGACCGCCCGACGCTCCCAGCGTTCTTTCGACTGTCCCGCGAGTTCTCGCGCGAGGCTGGTCTGCTCGACGGCGAGGTCGCCGAGGCCGTCGAGGCGGTCACCGAATCGGGCGGCGAGGCGGCGATGGCGATGCTCGGGCGGACGGTGTTCGCGCTCGGAACGGGACTCTCGGACGCCGGCTACGACCCGGAGGTGTCCTCGGTACACCCGGCGGGCGCGACGCTCCGGTAG
- a CDS encoding 4-phosphopantoate--beta-alanine ligase, with protein sequence MTEIPEDHPRRDSLVTRHRIEDGVDAGITSRQGLIAQGRGEAYDYLLGEETIPSADDATRAAAAHLLLADHPVLSVNGNVAALVPGELVELADATGADLEVNLFNRTEERVDAIVEHLREHGATDVKGQAADARIPGLEHERAKVDADGIYEADVVLVPLEDGDRAEALAEMGKTELVVDLNPLSRSAQTAAVPIVDNIVRAVPNVTRHARELADASREELDAVVDAFDRETALEDAEQRIRDGVDREA encoded by the coding sequence ATGACCGAGATTCCCGAGGACCACCCGCGTCGGGACTCGCTGGTGACCCGTCACCGCATCGAGGACGGCGTGGACGCGGGCATCACGAGCAGGCAGGGGCTCATCGCGCAGGGCCGCGGGGAGGCCTACGACTACCTGCTCGGCGAGGAGACGATTCCGTCGGCGGACGACGCGACGCGCGCGGCGGCCGCCCACCTGCTGCTCGCCGACCACCCCGTGCTCTCCGTGAACGGGAACGTCGCGGCGCTCGTCCCGGGGGAGCTCGTCGAACTCGCGGACGCCACCGGCGCGGACCTGGAGGTGAACCTGTTCAACCGTACCGAGGAGCGCGTGGACGCCATCGTCGAGCACCTGCGCGAGCACGGCGCGACGGACGTGAAGGGCCAGGCCGCGGACGCCCGGATTCCGGGCCTGGAACACGAACGCGCGAAGGTGGACGCGGACGGCATCTACGAGGCGGACGTGGTGCTCGTCCCCCTGGAGGACGGCGACCGCGCGGAGGCGCTCGCGGAGATGGGGAAGACGGAACTGGTCGTCGACCTGAACCCGCTGTCGCGGTCCGCGCAGACTGCCGCGGTGCCGATTGTCGACAACATCGTTCGTGCGGTGCCGAACGTCACCCGGCACGCCCGCGAACTCGCGGACGCGTCCCGGGAGGAACTGGACGCCGTGGTGGACGCATTCGACCGCGAGACGGCCCTGGAGGACGCGGAGCAACGCATCCGCGATGGCGTCGACCGCGAGGCGTAG
- the dcd gene encoding dCTP deaminase codes for MILSDRDILDRLADGDLVVEPLDDVDLQVQPASVDVRLGRRFLEFERANIPCIHPNREEEVEDYVNETVVDEGEEFILHPGDFVLGTTKERVEVPPDLVAQVEGRSSLGRLAVVVHATAGFIDPGFNGKITLELSNLGTAPVALTPDMRISQLVFTELHTPADRPYGSERGSKYQDQDGPQASRIRGDREFGGDQ; via the coding sequence ATGATACTCTCCGACCGCGACATCCTCGACCGACTCGCCGACGGGGACCTCGTCGTCGAACCACTCGACGACGTCGACCTGCAGGTCCAGCCGGCGAGCGTGGACGTGCGACTCGGGCGGCGGTTCCTGGAGTTCGAGCGCGCGAACATCCCCTGCATCCACCCGAACCGCGAGGAGGAGGTCGAGGACTACGTGAACGAGACGGTCGTCGACGAAGGCGAGGAGTTCATCCTCCACCCGGGCGACTTCGTGCTCGGCACGACCAAGGAGCGCGTGGAGGTGCCGCCGGACCTCGTCGCGCAGGTGGAGGGTCGTTCGTCGCTCGGCCGCCTCGCCGTCGTTGTGCACGCCACAGCAGGCTTTATTGACCCCGGATTCAATGGGAAAATAACCCTGGAGCTGTCGAACCTGGGCACTGCACCGGTCGCGCTCACGCCGGACATGCGCATCAGCCAGCTCGTGTTTACGGAACTCCACACGCCCGCCGACCGCCCCTACGGGAGCGAGCGTGGCTCGAAGTACCAGGACCAGGACGGCCCGCAGGCCTCCCGCATCCGCGGTGACCGGGAGTTCGGGGGCGACCAATGA